In Methanofastidiosum sp., the following proteins share a genomic window:
- a CDS encoding ASKHA domain-containing protein: MEIKITIPNLKKEIEVKDNRNNLLDTLNDAGIKIEAICGSKGKCGKCKVIINNPESVNEITQEEKKVLSEDEIKKGVRLSCLVSVNGDISVKIPESSLQKEQRILCEGVSKKIKFDPCLKIKKIKIQKPALGSEWSIVDLIKNELKEEDLSIDYLALKKLSKKLTFEKYIKIIEYNKELIGISDIEQKIYGIAVDIGTTTVVTYLIDMETGELIDIESILNPQIRYGEDVISRITYSMKNGVDIVHKAIVNGINLMIGILCERNNISYDSIYEMTAVGNTAMHHIFLNINPKSLSASPFTPVVSNSIDIKSQDMEIKINPSGIIHLLPIISGFVGADTVGVLLATEIYKKTEISLAIDIGTNGELVLGNKDSMLSCSCAAGPALEGGHLMFGMRASTGAIETVFIEEDTFNTFYKTINNGKPRGLCGSGIIDVVSEMLRVGLLDSSGKILERDNERIRKNPLNGQKEYVIEWKENTETEKDIVITASDIREIQLAKGAIMTGINILLEKLKITVDDIENLYLAGAFGNYIDIKNAIRIGLIPDILLDKIKPVGNAAGEGAKMSLLSKEKRIEENIINKKIDYIELAAEKDFNEEFVKSLRFP, encoded by the coding sequence TTGGAAATTAAGATTACTATCCCCAATCTAAAAAAAGAAATAGAAGTTAAGGATAATAGAAATAATCTGTTAGATACCTTAAATGATGCCGGAATTAAGATAGAAGCCATTTGCGGTAGTAAAGGTAAATGTGGTAAATGTAAAGTAATAATTAATAATCCTGAATCTGTAAATGAGATTACTCAAGAAGAAAAGAAAGTTCTTTCTGAAGACGAAATAAAAAAAGGGGTAAGGCTCAGTTGTCTTGTAAGTGTGAATGGTGATATTAGTGTTAAAATTCCTGAATCCTCCCTCCAAAAAGAGCAAAGAATACTCTGTGAAGGTGTCTCAAAGAAAATAAAATTTGATCCATGTCTAAAGATAAAAAAAATAAAAATTCAAAAACCTGCATTGGGTAGTGAATGGAGTATAGTTGATCTTATAAAAAATGAATTGAAGGAAGAGGACCTTTCGATTGATTATCTAGCTCTGAAAAAATTATCAAAAAAATTAACATTTGAAAAGTATATTAAGATAATTGAATACAATAAGGAACTAATTGGTATTTCTGACATAGAACAGAAAATCTATGGAATTGCTGTTGATATAGGCACGACAACTGTTGTGACTTACCTTATTGATATGGAAACTGGAGAGCTTATAGATATTGAATCAATTTTAAATCCCCAGATAAGATATGGCGAAGACGTAATATCTAGGATAACTTATTCTATGAAAAATGGCGTTGATATCGTTCATAAAGCCATAGTTAATGGAATAAATTTAATGATTGGTATACTCTGTGAGAGAAATAATATTTCCTATGATTCTATTTATGAAATGACTGCTGTGGGAAATACTGCAATGCACCATATATTTCTCAATATTAACCCAAAAAGTCTTTCTGCATCGCCTTTTACACCAGTTGTTTCTAACTCAATTGATATTAAATCACAAGACATGGAAATCAAGATAAATCCATCTGGAATTATTCATTTGCTACCCATAATCTCTGGCTTTGTTGGTGCAGATACTGTGGGAGTGCTACTTGCAACTGAAATTTACAAAAAAACTGAAATTTCGCTTGCAATAGATATAGGGACTAATGGGGAACTTGTTTTAGGAAATAAAGATAGTATGTTAAGTTGCTCATGTGCAGCAGGTCCTGCTCTTGAGGGTGGACACCTTATGTTTGGCATGAGGGCGTCTACTGGGGCAATTGAAACTGTTTTTATTGAAGAAGATACTTTCAATACTTTTTACAAAACAATTAATAATGGAAAGCCAAGAGGTTTATGTGGTTCGGGGATAATTGATGTAGTATCTGAGATGTTAAGAGTTGGATTATTAGATTCAAGTGGAAAAATCTTAGAGAGAGATAATGAGCGAATAAGGAAAAATCCTTTGAATGGTCAAAAGGAATATGTGATCGAATGGAAAGAGAATACAGAGACAGAGAAAGATATCGTTATTACGGCGTCAGACATTAGAGAAATTCAGTTGGCCAAAGGTGCTATAATGACAGGTATAAATATTCTTCTTGAAAAATTAAAAATTACAGTAGATGACATAGAAAATCTTTACCTTGCAGGTGCTTTTGGAAATTATATTGATATTAAGAATGCAATAAGAATTGGCCTTATACCAGATATTCTATTAGATAAGATTAAGCCAGTTGGAAACGCCGCAGGGGAAGGTGCAAAGATGTCTCTTTTGTCAAAAGAAAAAAGAATTGAGGAAAATATTATTAATAAAAAAATAGATTATATTGAGCTTGCTGCTGAAAAAGACTTCAATGAAGAATTTGTAAAATCACTAAGATTTCCGTAG
- a CDS encoding DNA-directed DNA polymerase II small subunit → MGDSTSFNEEINNLFLENNLILTVNSVQSLSLIEKKRYTELIDFLKEKGKLFVNDSDLEDFLNNDQELEIPLATEKEKIEIKTEEPELEIKKSINGKRIPAKENEAQIKFTKNIKQENVSQGSIEDFVKLFNDRYAKMKKMFRERPSTRDFIPIGEALRAKKGEETSVVGMITEKNESKKGNLILTVEDDTGRIKVFFSGSKELDEKVKFIMLDEIIWIKGALGDGIIFGKEFEFPDLPVSREACRSEVDLCSVHISDIHVGSNAFLEKSFLKFVKWLNIRMGSPAQRELASRVKYLVIAGDLVDGVGTYPNQQKDLEILDVYDQYDRLYELLSMVPDWIRIIMSPGNHDATRSGEPQLPVEKQYAEKLYELPNVDMVPNPCFFEMHGVKTVVYHGTSIYDFVEGIAGVGHDKPVPAMKEMLRKRHLAPVYGGKTSISPEERDYLLIDNHPDIFHTGHIHVNGYGNYRGTSMINSGGWQAQTDYQKMRNIMPTPGRVPIFDLKTHKLSIMGFCNDGGGY, encoded by the coding sequence GTGGGAGACTCGACATCATTTAATGAAGAAATAAATAATCTATTTTTAGAAAACAATCTTATACTTACTGTTAACTCCGTCCAAAGTTTATCTTTAATCGAAAAAAAAAGGTATACAGAGTTAATTGATTTTTTAAAAGAGAAGGGAAAATTATTTGTTAACGATAGCGATCTTGAGGATTTTTTGAATAATGATCAAGAACTTGAAATACCGTTGGCAACTGAGAAAGAAAAGATAGAAATTAAAACAGAAGAACCTGAGTTAGAGATTAAGAAATCTATTAATGGTAAAAGAATACCTGCCAAGGAAAATGAAGCCCAGATTAAATTTACCAAAAATATAAAACAAGAAAATGTATCACAGGGGTCAATAGAAGACTTTGTCAAACTTTTCAATGACAGATATGCCAAAATGAAAAAGATGTTTAGAGAAAGACCCTCTACGAGAGATTTCATTCCCATAGGCGAAGCTTTGAGGGCAAAAAAGGGGGAAGAAACAAGCGTAGTTGGTATGATAACAGAAAAAAATGAATCAAAAAAAGGAAATCTTATTTTAACAGTTGAGGATGATACGGGTAGAATTAAAGTATTTTTCTCAGGTTCAAAAGAACTTGATGAAAAAGTCAAGTTTATCATGCTTGATGAGATTATATGGATTAAAGGAGCTCTTGGAGATGGCATAATATTCGGAAAGGAGTTTGAATTTCCAGATTTACCCGTTTCAAGGGAGGCATGCAGAAGTGAAGTGGATCTATGCTCAGTTCATATTTCTGATATACATGTTGGCTCAAACGCTTTTCTAGAAAAATCCTTCTTGAAGTTTGTAAAGTGGCTTAATATTAGAATGGGCTCACCAGCACAAAGAGAATTAGCTTCCAGAGTGAAATATTTAGTTATTGCCGGGGATCTGGTTGATGGGGTAGGCACATACCCCAATCAGCAAAAAGATCTAGAAATACTTGACGTTTATGACCAGTATGACAGACTTTACGAACTATTGTCTATGGTTCCTGACTGGATAAGAATAATTATGTCACCGGGAAATCACGACGCAACTAGGAGTGGAGAACCCCAATTACCTGTAGAAAAACAGTATGCTGAAAAACTGTATGAATTGCCAAATGTAGACATGGTTCCAAATCCTTGTTTTTTTGAAATGCATGGCGTAAAGACAGTTGTCTATCATGGAACAAGTATATATGATTTTGTCGAAGGCATAGCTGGGGTGGGACATGACAAGCCCGTACCTGCTATGAAAGAAATGCTTAGAAAGAGACATTTGGCGCCAGTGTATGGTGGCAAAACATCTATCTCCCCCGAAGAAAGGGATTACTTGTTGATTGATAATCATCCAGATATTTTTCATACAGGGCATATTCATGTAAACGGTTATGGTAATTATAGGGGAACATCAATGATTAATTCTGGAGGTTGGCAGGCGCAAACTGACTACCAGAAGATGAGAAATATTATGCCCACACCAGGTCGAGTTCCAATATTTGATTTAAAAACTCACAAACTATCAATTATGGGATTTTGTAACGACGGCGGGGGATATTGA
- the mtaA gene encoding methylcobamide:CoM methyltransferase MtaA, translated as MVDLTLKERLKKTLNGKKVDKAPVLAVTQTGTKDLMNLTKYYWPDANWNPKALAELAISAHREIGFEAVRIPYCLTVLLEALGCEIEKGDTTRQAAIRGHPYNSRKPLPIGQFSEDILSKGRIPIMLEAINIIRDKVGENVPIVAGAEGPATIASGLVEVTTLMRWFIREKEALINYLKFGADAMIEYANALFDAGADVFAVLDPVASPELINPKDFGSMVLPIYKDISNRLKGDSILHICGDIHSILPSLRESGFLGLSIEEKTDMKEAKDILGDKLRLIGNISSASTMLNGTYNEVYKECITALEKGTDILAPGCGLAPLTPIKNCIAMIDARNNYFK; from the coding sequence ATGGTAGATTTGACTCTAAAAGAAAGACTAAAAAAAACATTGAATGGCAAAAAAGTTGATAAAGCCCCTGTTTTAGCCGTTACCCAAACAGGAACAAAAGATCTAATGAATCTGACTAAATACTATTGGCCGGATGCTAATTGGAATCCAAAAGCATTAGCAGAGCTTGCAATAAGCGCTCATAGAGAAATAGGATTTGAAGCAGTAAGAATACCTTATTGTCTTACAGTGCTATTGGAAGCTTTAGGTTGTGAGATTGAAAAGGGAGACACCACAAGACAGGCTGCAATAAGAGGTCATCCTTACAACTCGAGAAAACCTTTGCCCATAGGTCAGTTTTCAGAAGATATTCTATCAAAAGGTAGGATACCCATTATGCTGGAAGCCATTAATATAATTAGAGATAAAGTAGGAGAAAATGTTCCAATAGTAGCAGGTGCTGAAGGGCCTGCCACGATTGCTAGTGGACTTGTCGAAGTCACAACATTGATGAGATGGTTTATCCGAGAAAAAGAAGCTTTGATTAATTATCTAAAGTTTGGAGCAGATGCAATGATAGAATATGCCAATGCCTTATTTGATGCTGGTGCTGATGTTTTTGCAGTTTTGGACCCAGTGGCTTCACCTGAATTAATTAATCCTAAAGATTTTGGTAGTATGGTGCTACCAATCTACAAAGATATTTCTAATAGATTAAAAGGGGACAGCATACTACATATATGTGGGGATATCCATTCAATACTTCCTTCACTTAGAGAAAGTGGTTTTTTGGGGCTCAGCATTGAAGAAAAAACAGATATGAAAGAAGCAAAGGATATTTTAGGCGATAAATTAAGACTAATTGGAAATATTTCTTCTGCAAGTACTATGTTGAACGGCACTTATAATGAAGTCTATAAAGAATGTATAACTGCATTGGAAAAAGGAACAGACATACTTGCTCCTGGCTGTGGTCTTGCACCTTTGACTCCAATTAAAAACTGTATAGCTATGATTGACGCAAGAAATAATTATTTCAAATAA
- a CDS encoding uroporphyrinogen decarboxylase family protein, giving the protein MDKMSPPERFHAVLMGEKPDRVPVNPFILGFSARVMGMSLGDFYADGNKSFEAQFMCMRLYGYESTPMYGYASCGPWEFGGEIGFPYGEGHSAPYVKKHPVMELGDIDKLEVPDSNKPVGGYVEAQKVCDRCVEMGMPAIFQGGSVFTAAAVVADTSKFLKWTKTEPKSAHALLDKVSQMYINQIEYFANRYGPEKCVVFDGGPVEANTVISPQKFEEFAFPYMMKVHKKIRELDIPVTLMHPCADQNLNIPYYIKLRESFNWKGIYAWIFGPETPLKTQIEKFGSHDIIGGNVDPPSIQTKSYQEVVQLCKENIEQGMDNPRGFILCPGCEFPPQAEPIKPMAFLDAARQFGVYK; this is encoded by the coding sequence ATGGATAAAATGTCGCCCCCTGAAAGATTTCATGCAGTGTTAATGGGTGAAAAACCTGATAGAGTGCCTGTAAATCCTTTTATTCTAGGCTTTTCTGCTAGGGTAATGGGTATGTCTTTAGGAGATTTCTATGCAGATGGAAATAAATCTTTTGAAGCTCAATTTATGTGCATGCGACTATACGGATATGAGTCGACTCCGATGTATGGATATGCTTCTTGTGGCCCATGGGAATTTGGTGGGGAAATTGGATTTCCATATGGTGAAGGACATAGCGCCCCTTATGTTAAAAAACATCCCGTGATGGAGTTAGGGGATATAGATAAACTTGAAGTTCCAGATTCAAATAAGCCAGTTGGTGGATATGTTGAAGCTCAGAAAGTATGCGACCGCTGTGTAGAAATGGGTATGCCTGCAATATTCCAAGGAGGAAGTGTTTTCACTGCTGCAGCAGTTGTTGCCGATACTTCAAAGTTCTTAAAATGGACAAAAACTGAACCTAAGTCAGCACATGCTTTACTTGATAAAGTGAGTCAGATGTATATTAATCAAATAGAATATTTTGCTAATAGGTATGGCCCAGAAAAATGCGTTGTCTTTGATGGGGGGCCTGTAGAAGCAAACACAGTTATTTCGCCACAGAAATTTGAAGAATTTGCATTTCCCTATATGATGAAGGTTCATAAAAAAATAAGAGAACTAGACATACCTGTAACTTTGATGCATCCATGTGCTGATCAAAATTTGAACATACCCTATTATATAAAATTGAGGGAATCATTTAACTGGAAAGGGATATATGCTTGGATATTCGGTCCTGAAACTCCACTTAAAACTCAAATTGAAAAATTTGGTAGTCATGATATAATTGGAGGAAATGTCGATCCGCCATCGATACAGACAAAATCATATCAAGAAGTAGTCCAACTGTGCAAAGAAAACATTGAGCAGGGAATGGACAATCCGAGAGGATTTATCTTGTGCCCGGGCTGCGAATTTCCACCTCAAGCCGAACCAATTAAACCAATGGCATTTTTAGACGCTGCGAGACAATTTGGGGTATATAAATAA
- a CDS encoding tyrosine-type recombinase/integrase yields MILLKEEERLSKSSISDINKQSIKEFKSFLIASRIGILRTLRYMVDLRMICIRYKDKDFTEWNSKDIIEVLEKVEVEDISESSKNEYRRTLRKFFKWQKGDDWKDLQSLKGERKHPRKPDVLTKDEVLLLIESAMHPRDKAAIALLYDGGLRIGELASITFKDLTFNNFGGKAKVRGKTGERLVPFVMAEPYIKNWVQIHPNPHPNESLFIGTGNKNYGKPLFYESYMNIIKRAVKKSGIQKKVTPHILRHTRATHLASKLTESEMCHYLGWQLGSGMPKVYVHLSGRDIDKAIYSKVYGIKTEDRPEEEKIRPVACPRCKENCGPSSEYCYRCGMPLKEEKIFELEKHSKVVRKEFFEMAADNVDLLKGLNTFMEMMEIINSNPEMRKKAFELQRKGD; encoded by the coding sequence ATGATTCTGCTCAAAGAAGAAGAGCGCTTGTCAAAGTCCTCTATATCTGACATCAATAAACAATCCATCAAGGAGTTTAAAAGTTTTCTCATAGCCTCTAGGATTGGGATACTTAGAACACTTCGATACATGGTAGACCTTAGAATGATTTGTATCCGATACAAGGATAAAGATTTTACAGAATGGAACTCAAAAGACATAATAGAAGTCTTAGAAAAAGTGGAAGTAGAAGACATATCTGAATCATCTAAAAATGAATACAGAAGAACATTAAGAAAGTTTTTCAAATGGCAAAAGGGTGACGATTGGAAAGACCTTCAGTCATTAAAAGGTGAAAGAAAGCATCCTAGAAAACCAGATGTACTTACTAAGGATGAAGTGCTTTTGCTAATTGAATCGGCAATGCATCCCCGTGATAAAGCCGCTATTGCACTTCTTTATGATGGAGGCCTTAGAATCGGAGAACTTGCTTCAATTACTTTCAAGGACCTAACCTTCAACAACTTCGGTGGCAAGGCAAAGGTCAGGGGAAAAACCGGAGAAAGATTAGTGCCCTTTGTCATGGCAGAACCATATATAAAAAACTGGGTTCAAATACACCCAAATCCTCATCCAAATGAATCATTATTTATAGGTACTGGGAATAAAAATTATGGCAAGCCCTTATTTTATGAATCATACATGAACATAATTAAAAGAGCTGTAAAGAAATCTGGAATCCAAAAGAAAGTTACCCCACATATATTAAGACATACAAGGGCAACTCACCTGGCCTCAAAATTGACCGAGTCTGAAATGTGCCACTACCTTGGATGGCAGCTTGGCTCAGGTATGCCAAAGGTATATGTCCATCTTTCAGGGAGGGATATTGATAAGGCCATTTACAGTAAGGTATATGGAATAAAAACTGAAGATAGGCCGGAAGAAGAGAAGATAAGACCTGTGGCATGTCCAAGATGCAAGGAGAACTGTGGCCCTTCTTCAGAGTATTGTTATCGTTGCGGGATGCCCCTAAAGGAAGAAAAAATATTCGAGTTGGAAAAACACAGTAAAGTAGTAAGAAAAGAATTCTTTGAAATGGCAGCAGACAATGTTGATTTACTTAAAGGATTAAACACTTTTATGGAAATGATGGAAATTATTAATTCAAATCCTGAAATGAGAAAAAAGGCATTTGAGTTACAAAGAAAAGGTGATTAA
- a CDS encoding corrinoid protein gives MVSKEEILEGLAKAVIDGDEVKSEELAKKSLELGVDPYEALMNGCNKGMAKVSDLYECKEMFVPEILLSADAMYAAIDILKSHLKVDASAKKPAKVIIGVAQGDIHDIGKNLVKMMLEVAGFILIDVGKDVPVDTFVKKAEEEDADLVTISALMTTSMLYMEPVIKKLKEKNHKAQVVVGGAPISADFAKKIGAAGYGKDAVEAVKVAKNLTGA, from the coding sequence ATGGTATCAAAAGAAGAAATTCTTGAAGGGTTGGCAAAGGCTGTTATAGATGGCGATGAAGTAAAAAGTGAAGAACTAGCAAAAAAATCTCTTGAACTTGGAGTAGATCCTTACGAAGCTCTGATGAACGGTTGCAATAAGGGTATGGCGAAGGTAAGTGACCTTTACGAATGCAAAGAGATGTTCGTTCCTGAGATACTTCTATCGGCTGACGCTATGTATGCTGCAATCGATATTTTGAAGTCCCATCTAAAGGTCGATGCTTCTGCAAAAAAGCCAGCGAAAGTAATAATTGGAGTTGCTCAAGGAGACATACACGATATAGGAAAAAATCTGGTAAAAATGATGCTTGAAGTCGCAGGTTTTATCCTAATTGATGTTGGAAAAGATGTTCCTGTGGATACATTCGTTAAAAAGGCCGAAGAAGAAGATGCAGACCTTGTTACAATTTCTGCTTTAATGACCACCAGTATGTTATATATGGAGCCAGTCATCAAAAAACTCAAAGAAAAAAATCATAAGGCACAAGTAGTTGTCGGTGGGGCTCCTATAAGTGCTGATTTTGCCAAAAAGATAGGTGCTGCTGGATACGGAAAAGATGCCGTTGAAGCTGTTAAAGTAGCCAAAAATTTAACTGGAGCGTGA
- a CDS encoding helicase C-terminal domain-containing protein gives MENSFFPYDNFRTNQEEFIQFVQTSLIQKKNPIVEAATGFGKTISVLSAVLPIAEKFGKKIVYCCRTHKQMDRVMEELMEVGKKVEVSGISIKGRNSMCLHPTIVNNEMDTSMALHVCRLLRKENKCEYYENMKEKEDRAYEIEVSLSQKPSLSQDVVTLCIEENMCPYEVVKGILQNVEVISCSYMYIFHPEIRDNFLEGIGATLDDIILILDEAHNLSDLAINLGSDQLSIYSITAAINESIEFEESAVSEFLNKFYDVFLELENDFKLESEDEAIISYQDLFTRLEGLKGPFVSKSFEKTLFDLIVYMKGVGEKVQKTRLKKNKMPRSHIFRIASFLENWFNARGNQGYCYICEKTKSKKDEDTLKLGILSLDPRPITKQVLDYAFGAVHMSGTLEPLDAYSDIIGINNPAFKVFPSPFSPSNIKGMVTKGVTTKGAHRNEEMYKKITLKAIDVIHSVPANVGIFCSSYEVVDGLLDSGIALMSDKPVFMERRNMDSRENDSLVSDFKHHSGKQGAVLLGVMGGRNAEGGDYPGNEMNTVIIVGVPYARPTPRIEAQIEYYQKVFYGKGKYYGYYLPAHRKLSQAAGRAHRLLSDKALIVFLDERVANKFVSKDIPKWIRDSLEYIPDSEEILKEKVKEFFENHIDRFKS, from the coding sequence ATGGAGAACTCCTTCTTCCCTTATGACAATTTCAGGACAAATCAAGAGGAGTTTATCCAATTTGTTCAGACAAGTCTTATCCAGAAAAAAAATCCTATAGTAGAAGCTGCTACAGGATTTGGTAAAACTATCTCTGTTTTGTCTGCGGTATTGCCCATAGCAGAAAAGTTTGGTAAAAAAATTGTCTATTGTTGTAGAACTCATAAGCAGATGGACAGGGTCATGGAAGAGTTAATGGAAGTTGGGAAGAAAGTAGAAGTATCTGGCATTTCAATAAAGGGTAGAAATTCTATGTGCCTTCACCCAACTATTGTTAACAATGAAATGGACACCTCGATGGCACTTCACGTTTGTAGATTGCTAAGAAAAGAGAATAAATGTGAGTATTATGAAAATATGAAAGAAAAAGAGGATAGGGCTTACGAGATTGAGGTAAGCCTTTCACAAAAACCTTCTTTATCCCAAGATGTAGTAACACTTTGTATTGAAGAAAATATGTGCCCATATGAAGTAGTGAAAGGTATATTGCAAAACGTTGAAGTGATTTCCTGTAGTTATATGTATATTTTTCACCCCGAAATAAGAGATAATTTCCTTGAGGGTATTGGGGCAACACTTGATGACATCATTTTAATTCTTGATGAAGCCCACAACCTTTCGGATCTTGCAATAAATCTAGGCTCGGACCAGCTTTCAATATATTCAATTACCGCTGCGATAAATGAGTCGATAGAATTTGAAGAATCTGCTGTCTCAGAATTTCTAAATAAATTTTATGATGTATTTCTAGAGTTAGAAAATGATTTTAAGTTAGAATCAGAAGATGAGGCCATCATATCCTATCAAGACCTTTTCACAAGATTAGAGGGTTTAAAGGGTCCTTTTGTCTCAAAGAGTTTTGAAAAGACTCTTTTTGATCTGATTGTATATATGAAGGGTGTTGGGGAAAAAGTTCAAAAGACTCGTCTTAAGAAGAATAAGATGCCAAGGTCCCACATCTTTAGAATAGCATCATTTCTTGAAAATTGGTTTAATGCAAGAGGGAATCAGGGTTATTGCTACATATGTGAAAAAACTAAATCAAAAAAAGATGAAGATACCTTAAAACTTGGGATATTGTCTCTTGACCCAAGACCAATAACTAAGCAGGTTTTAGATTATGCATTTGGTGCTGTTCATATGTCAGGGACCCTAGAGCCCCTTGATGCTTACTCAGATATTATCGGCATAAACAATCCAGCTTTCAAGGTATTTCCTTCTCCTTTTTCACCTTCAAACATAAAGGGTATGGTTACCAAAGGAGTAACAACAAAAGGGGCTCACAGAAATGAAGAAATGTATAAGAAAATAACGCTCAAAGCAATAGATGTTATCCATTCTGTGCCTGCAAACGTTGGAATATTCTGCTCTTCATATGAAGTTGTTGATGGTCTACTTGACTCAGGGATAGCTTTGATGTCTGATAAGCCAGTGTTTATGGAAAGGCGAAACATGGACTCCAGAGAAAATGATAGTTTAGTCTCTGACTTCAAGCATCACTCTGGAAAGCAAGGCGCAGTCCTATTGGGAGTAATGGGTGGTAGAAACGCCGAGGGTGGAGACTACCCAGGTAATGAGATGAATACAGTAATAATTGTTGGTGTGCCTTATGCCAGACCCACGCCAAGGATAGAAGCGCAGATAGAATACTACCAAAAGGTCTTTTATGGAAAAGGAAAGTACTATGGTTATTATCTGCCAGCCCACAGAAAATTAAGTCAAGCGGCAGGTAGAGCCCACAGACTTCTTTCAGATAAGGCGTTAATTGTCTTCCTTGATGAAAGAGTCGCTAATAAATTTGTCTCAAAAGATATACCCAAATGGATAAGAGATAGCCTTGAATATATCCCGGACTCAGAAGAAATCCTAAAGGAAAAGGTAAAAGAGTTCTTTGAAAATCACATAGATAGATTTAAAAGTTAG